A stretch of Bacillus pseudomycoides DNA encodes these proteins:
- a CDS encoding GNAT family N-acetyltransferase: protein MSIQVNEKSIRTERLFMRKPILEDIDAFYQIVKNDEVGRWLAVSRGMSKEETKQYVGKIIEHWNENGFGVWFLFHKTTEELIGHCGLRYIDGTGHVEIMYLLNPKFWGSGYATEAAHASIQYAFYDLKAKKLTARIRVANEKSKNVLEKVGFTYTHDVNYDGRQLSYYEYKNVFQ from the coding sequence ATGTCCATCCAGGTCAATGAAAAATCAATTCGTACGGAAAGACTTTTTATGAGAAAGCCTATTTTAGAAGATATTGATGCATTCTATCAAATTGTGAAAAATGATGAAGTTGGTAGATGGCTTGCAGTATCTAGAGGGATGTCAAAGGAAGAAACAAAGCAGTATGTTGGGAAAATCATAGAGCATTGGAATGAAAATGGCTTTGGTGTGTGGTTCCTATTTCATAAAACAACGGAAGAACTAATAGGGCATTGTGGTTTAAGATATATTGATGGAACAGGACATGTAGAAATTATGTATCTTCTTAATCCGAAGTTTTGGGGAAGTGGATATGCTACAGAGGCTGCTCATGCATCGATTCAATATGCATTTTATGATTTAAAGGCTAAAAAATTAACCGCAAGAATTAGAGTCGCAAATGAGAAATCAAAGAATGTTTTAGAAAAGGTTGGATTTACGTACACACATGATGTGAATTATGATGGACGTCAATTATCATATTATGAATATAAGAATGTATTTCAATAA